The Pseudofrankia sp. DC12 region GACCGAATCCGACTACCTTGAGTTGCCACACGCTACCGAGAGCGATCTCGCCGCAGCCCTGACTTTCGACTCAGTACAAATGCAGTACGGAGCGGGACCAGAGGGCAGTCACGGAACGTCGAGCGGCTCGGCCAGCGGTGGTCAGATCGATCCTGGGACGAGTCCAGGCAGGTACTGGCGGAGTCGCCGGCTCAGCGTGTCGAGCACGGCGTCGCGTCCGGCTGAGTTCTCAATTGCCTTCCCGGGAGCGACGTCGAGTGCAGCGCGGCTGAGGGTCTGCGCGTCGGTGCCAATGATCATGTTGATCTCGATGGGGGCTGGCCAACCGGGTGCGGCTGGCTCTTCGGCGATGTCGAAGACATAGATCCAGTTCGGTGGGGCGCTACTATGATCGTCCAAGAGGCGCCACGTGCCGTCGGGCTGCTGGTGCAGGTCGGGCTTGCCAAGGAACGGCTGCCAGGAATCCCAGACAGGCCGGGGTATCGAGAGGATGCAGCCGACCGACGTATCCCGTCTCGTCACCTGGAACTTGAAGGCGACCTGGTAGAAGGTGCGTTTGAAGACGTTGGAGATGTTCGGTCCTTCGACCCTCCGGCCTGCCCACTCCTGATTCGCGGCGACCTGGGCTGGGAAGTCCCGCGGGTGAAGGTCAAGCGCGCCTCGCAGCGCCTCGACGGCGAGTTTGTAGGTCCCATGCGTATCTGTGGTCTGGAGTTCGATGATGCCGTACCGGCCAAGCCGGACCTGGGTGCCGTCGGCTGACAGGAGGAGTTCCACCAGCGTGATGTCGAACGAGATCTCGGGCGAGGCCGCCGTCTTGGACAGGCTGATCTCGCCGCCAAGCTTGTCCTGGAAGTAGCAGAAGACACGGGTGCCGGTACCGTCTGTCAGGATCGCCTCAACCTGGTCCTCGGAGAGGGTCGATGCCGGCCGGATCGCGACTGGCTGTCCTGCAGCGGCGGAGAACAGCCGGCGTGTCATGGCCTCCAACATGGTCTCGTCCAGCGCCCGATAAGGGCAGACAAGCCAGTCCTGACGGTGGCCGTTGCTCTCGGCGCTGATCGAGCAGACACCTTTGCTGTTATCCGCCTTGACGCAGCTGTGCCGGCTTCCGACGATCTCCGAAAGGAAGGGGCAGCGGCCGTCTTTCTGGTCCGCAGTCGCCGTGGGGTGGGCTGCGACGATAGGGAAAACACGATGGCCATGCCACTCGGCCAGATGTGGGCGCTTGTTGGGGGTGGACGTTAACGGGTAGAAGGCTTCGTCGGTCACGCGGCGCTATCCGTGAGTGTTGGGAGCAGGCTTCCTTGGGGGCCTAGGAACCTGATCGGCCGTCGCCGGAACGGGCTGTCCAGCTGGCGCGTGGGCTGGCCGTCAAAGCAGCGGCGGACTTCCTCGGCGATGCTCTGCGCCAGTTGG contains the following coding sequences:
- a CDS encoding NotI family restriction endonuclease, whose protein sequence is MTDEAFYPLTSTPNKRPHLAEWHGHRVFPIVAAHPTATADQKDGRCPFLSEIVGSRHSCVKADNSKGVCSISAESNGHRQDWLVCPYRALDETMLEAMTRRLFSAAAGQPVAIRPASTLSEDQVEAILTDGTGTRVFCYFQDKLGGEISLSKTAASPEISFDITLVELLLSADGTQVRLGRYGIIELQTTDTHGTYKLAVEALRGALDLHPRDFPAQVAANQEWAGRRVEGPNISNVFKRTFYQVAFKFQVTRRDTSVGCILSIPRPVWDSWQPFLGKPDLHQQPDGTWRLLDDHSSAPPNWIYVFDIAEEPAAPGWPAPIEINMIIGTDAQTLSRAALDVAPGKAIENSAGRDAVLDTLSRRLRQYLPGLVPGSI